The Manihot esculenta cultivar AM560-2 chromosome 1, M.esculenta_v8, whole genome shotgun sequence genome has a window encoding:
- the LOC122721689 gene encoding uncharacterized protein LOC122721689 — protein sequence MNWLRGGNVGMIKNSMVRCFSQERAVNVRKINPKVPFPEAASISHSLYDIIKQHGPLTVSSTWNYAKESNISGLNSKTHMKIMLKWMRGRKMLKLFCNQVGSSKKFLHCTLPEEPQTDQPKVPQELNMQAKKTSIKRKKQQK from the exons ATGAATTGGTTGCGTGGTGGCAACGTTGGCATGATAAAGAATTCAATGGTGAGGTGTTTCTCGCAAGAACGCGCAGTGAATGTGAGGAAGATAAACCCTAAGGTTCCGTTCCCTGAAGCTGCTTCCATTTCTCACTCTCTTTACGATATCATCAAGCAGCATGGTCCTCTCACCGTTTCCAGCACCTGGAATTACGCCAAG GAGTCTAATATCAGTGGATTGAACAGCAAAACACACATGAAGATAATGCTTAAATGGATGAGGGGGAGGAAGATGCTGAAGCTGTTCTGTAACCAAGTTGGTTCAAGCAAGAAGTTTTTGCATTGCACTTTACCTGAAGAACCACAAACTGACCAACCAAAAGTACCTCAAGAGCTAAATATGCAGGCTAAGAAGACttcaataaaaaggaaaaaacaacAGAAATAA